A window of the Helianthus annuus cultivar XRQ/B chromosome 4, HanXRQr2.0-SUNRISE, whole genome shotgun sequence genome harbors these coding sequences:
- the LOC110924937 gene encoding uncharacterized protein LOC110924937: protein YDNDSKYRPPKITPASMDESTTSKHERNASRKEKQAFRQALHSEYARYLMNDLERSPEEVREVIGTEDRDVTKYRAKMEERARREEALFTRAPLTRMDKKRLKHVCESSNGLHGLAYGFEDDIKSLPLEDGVDGQMSSFMYLDGRERKFKRRKMGVLSEAVAGNASS, encoded by the exons TATGATAATGACAGCAAGTATCGACCCCCAAAGATTACACCTGCATCAATGGATGAAAGCACGACTTCAAAGCATGAGAGAAATGCATCAAGGAAAGAGAAACAAGCGTTCAGGCAAGCTCTGCATAGTGAGTACGCTAGATATTTAATGAATGATCTCGAGCGAAGCCCTGAGGAA GTGAGGGAGGTAATCGGGACTGAAGATAGAGATGTGACCAAATACAGGGCGAAAATGGAAGAACGAGCAAGGAGAGAAGAGGCGCTCTTCACCCGAGCGCCTCTTACAAGAATGGATAAAAAGCGGTTGAAACACGTGTGCGAATCAAGTAACGG GCTGCATGGTTTAGCTTATGGTTTTGAGGATGATATCAAATCTTTACCTCTGGAGGATGGTGTTGATGGGCAAATGTCGTCTTTCATGTATTTAGACGGCAGAGAAAGAAAGTTCAAGAGGCGAAAG ATGGGAGTGCTTTCAGAGGCAGTTGCAGGAAATGCTTCATCATAG